Proteins found in one Leguminivora glycinivorella isolate SPB_JAAS2020 chromosome 4, LegGlyc_1.1, whole genome shotgun sequence genomic segment:
- the LOC125225653 gene encoding uncharacterized protein LOC125225653 — protein sequence MGRNTKGGFLQVVEEFYSHIPAFTDVFSEDTFYVFVVIFVMSTILVAFILSRFVTIKPVD from the coding sequence ATGGGGCGCAACACCAAAGGAGGGTTCCTTCAGGTAGTGGAGGAGTTCTATAGTCACATACCGGCATTCACTGATGTGTTCTCTGAGGACACATTCTATGTGTTTGTTGTAATctttgtcatgtcaacaatcTTGGTTGCTTTTATTCTATCTCGATTTGTTACAATTAAACCAGTGGATTAG
- the LOC125225083 gene encoding protein argonaute-2 isoform X2 gives MYPVGQPPAGETSGGAVGVSGGVSTAAGTTGTAAGAAGTAASTGTGTPGAAGTPSAGAGAGTMALVSPVAAPPPDLPVLTCPRRPNLGHEGRPIMLRANHFQISMPRGYVHHYDVNIQPDKCPRKVNREIVETMVHCYNKIFGALKPVFDGRNNLYTRDPLPIGNDRVELEVILPGEGKDRVFRVTIKWVAQVSLFALEEALEGRTRQIPYDAILALDVVMRHLPSMMYTPVGRSFFSSPEGYYHPLGGGREVWFGFHQSVRPSQWKMMLNIDVSATAFYKAQPVIEFMCEVLDIRDINDQRKPLTDSQRVKFTKEIKGLKIEITHCGTMKRKYRVCNVTRRPAQMQSFPLQLENGQTVECTVAKYFLDKYKMKLRYPHLPCLQVGQEHKHTYLPLEVCNIVPGQRCIKKLTDMQTSTMIKATARSAPDREREINNLVRRANFNTDLYVKEFGLTISNNMMEVRGRVLPPPKLQYGGRVSSLGGQALPNQGVWDMRGKQFFMGVEIRVWAIACFAPQRTVREDALKNFTQQLQKISNDAGMPIIGQPCFCKYATGPDQVEPMFKYLKSTFVQLQLVVVVLPGKTPVYAEVKRVGDTVLGMATQCVQAKNVNKTSPQTLSNLCLKINVKLGGINSILVPSLRPKVFNEPVIFLGVDVTHPPAGDNKKPSIAAVVGSMDAHPSRYAATVRVQQHRQEIVHEMSSMVQELLIMFYKSTGGFKPHRIIMYRDGISEGQFIHVLQHELTAVREACIKLEAEYKPGITFIVVQKRHHTRLFCADKKEQSGKSGNIPAGTTVDLGITHPTEFDFYLCSHQGIQGTSRPSHYHVLWDDNHFGSDELQCLTYQLCHTYVRCTRSVSIPAPAYYAHLVAFRARYHLVEKEHDSGEGSHQSACSEDRTPGAMARAITVHAVTKKVMYFA, from the exons ATGTACCCCGTTGGTCAAC CTCCAGCGGGGGAAACGAGTGGTGGTGCAGTGGGTGTGTCGGGAGGAGTGAGCACGGCGGCGGGCACGACGGGCACAGCGGCCGGGGCCGCGGGCACGGCGGCCAGCACGGGCACGGGCACGCCGGGCGCCGCCGGGACGccgagcgcgggcgcgggcgcgggcacCATGGCGCTCGTGTCGCccgtcgccgcgccgccgcccgaccTGCCCGTGCTCACATGCCCGAGGCGACCCAATCTCGGCCACGAGGGGAGACCCATCATGCTTAGAGCTAATCACTTTCAAATATCCATGCCGAGAGGATATGTCCATCATTATGATGTTAATATACAGCCAGATAAGTGCCCACGAAAG GTGAATAGAGAAATTGTAGAGACTATGGTTCATTGTTATAATAAGATATTTGGTGCCCTCAAGCCAGTATTTGATGGCAGGAATAACCTTTACACGAGAGATCCTCTGCCCATTGGCAATGATAGAGTGGAATTGGAAGTCATATTGCCTGGAGAAGGGAAAGACAGAGTTTTTCGTGTGACAATCAAATGGGTAGCTCAG GTGTCACTGTTTGCATTAGAAGAGGCTTTAGAAGGTCGAACAAGACAGATACCATATGATGCTATTTTGGCATTGGATGTGGTAATGAGGCACCTGCCATCAATGATGTACACCCCAGTAGGGCGCTCATTCTTCTCATCCCCCGAAGGCTATTACCATCCTCTGGGTGGTGGCCGAGAAGTCTGGTTTGGTTTTCATCAGTCAGTGAGACCAAGCCAATGGaaaatgatgcttaatattgaTG TATCTGCCACCGCATTTTACAAGGCCCAACCAGTTATAGAGTTTATGTGTGAAGTATTAGACATTCGGGACATTAATGACCAAAGAAAACCATTGACTGATTCACAAAGAGTCAAGTTTACGAAAGAGATAAAGGGTTTGAAAATCGAGATCACTCACTGCGGTACCATGAAGAGGAAGTACCGCGTGTGCAACGTCACGCGGCGGCCCGCGCAGATGCAATC ATTCCCATTGCAACTAGAAAACGGACAAACTGTCGAATGCACAGTTGCGAAATATTTCCTAGACAAATACAAAATGAAGTTAAGGTATCCACATTTACCGTGTTTACAAGTCGGGCAAGAACACAAGCACACATACTTGCCCCTAGAGGTGTGTAACATCGTGCCCGGACAGAGATGTATCAAGAAACTGACGGACATGCAAACATCGACCATGATCAAAGCCACGGCCCGCTCGGCACCCGATAG GGAGCGTGAGATCAACAACCTGGTGCGGCGCGCGAACTTCAACACGGACCTGTACGTGAAGGAGTTCGGGCTGACCATCTCCAACAACATGATGGAGGTGCGCGGGCGCGTGCTGCCGCCGCCTAAGCTGCAGTACGGCGGCCGCGTGTCCTCGCTCGGAGGCCAG GCGCTACCCAACCAGGGTGTGTGGGACATGCGCGGCAAGCAATTCTTCATGGGCGTGGAGATCCGCGTGTGGGCCATCGCCTGCTTCGCGCCACAGCGGACCGTGCGGGAAGACGCGCTCAA AAACTTCACCCAGCAACTGCAAAAGATCTCAAACGACGCGGGCATGCCGATCATCGGGCAGCCTTGCTTCTGCAAGTACGCGACGGGGCCCGATCAAGTGGAGCCTATGTTCAAGTACCTCAAGTCTACCTTCGTGCAGCTACAGCTCGTCGTCGTGGTATTACCCGGCAAGACGCCAGTTTATG CGGAAGTAAAGCGAGTCGGCGACACAGTGCTCGGCATGGCGACGCAGTGCGTGCAGGCGAAGAATGTGAACAAGACGTCACCACAAACTCTTAGCAACCTGTGCCTCAAGATCAACGTCAAACTCGGCGGCATCAACTCCATCCTAGTGCCGTCGCTGCGTCCCAAG GTGTTCAACGAGCCGGTGATCTTCCTGGGCGTGGACGTGACGCACCCGCCGGCGGGCGACAACAAGAAGCCGTCGATCGCGGCGGTGGTGGGCAGCATGGACGCGCACCCGTCGCGGTACGCCGCCACGGTGCGCGTGCAGCAACACAG ACAAGAGATAGTTCACGAGATGAGCAGCATGGTGCAAGAGTTGCTGATCATGTTTTACAAGAGCACGGGCGGGTTCAAGCCGCACCGGATCATCATGTACCGTGACGGCATCTCCGAGGGGCAGTTCATACACGTGTTGCAGCACGAGCTGACCGCCGTGCGAGAGGCGTGCATCAAG TTGGAGGCGGAATACAAGCCGGGCATCACGTTCATCGTGGTCCAGAAGCGGCACCACACGCGGCTGTTCTGCGCAGACAAGAAGGAGCAGTCCGGCAAGTCGGGCAACATCCCCGCCGGCACCACGGTCGACCTCGGCATCACGCACCCCACCGAGTTCGACTTCTACCTCTGCTCGCACCAGGGCATCCAG GGAACGTCTCGACCGTCCCACTACCACGTGCTGTGGGACGACAACCACTTCGGGTCGGACGAGCTGCAGTGCCTCACGTACCAGCTGTGCCACACGTACGTGCGCTGCACGCGCTCCGTGTCCATCCCCGCGCCCGCCTACTACGCGCACCTGGTCGCCTTCCGCGCGCGCTACCATCTCGTCGAGAAG GAACACGACTCGGGAGAAGGCTCCCACCAATCCGCCTGCAGCGAGGACCGCACGCCCGGCGCCATGGCGCGTGCCATCACCGTCCACGCCGTCACCAAGAAGGTCATGTACTTCGCTTAG
- the LOC125225378 gene encoding tumor protein D54 isoform X3 yields the protein MSGVQTAEEAVPGAGAGGDTQTPDELAGLTPEQAEQLRAEWSRELARVDDEIATLRTVLNSKMRQSSELKRKLGITVWKEITEDVNQGFKNVKESQVYQSIETRVAALTQAVTEAPIYQKTESVIKSTAEKTTSILGGITAGVSTKLGQMRNSESFRSIEERVGSAYENVKGKVASRSNSTQSFDEALRDASRAASGATSPTIPENKPLP from the exons CTGAAGAAGCGGTACCCGGCGCGGGCGCCGGCGGCGACACGCAGACTCCCGACGAGCTGGCCGGGCTCACGCCCGAGCAGGCCGAGCAGCTCCGCGCGGAGTGGAGCCGCGAGCTCGCGCGTGTTGACGATGAGATCGCCACCCTGCGCACCGTGCTCAACAGCAAG ATGCGTCAAAGTTCCGAACTTAAAAGAAAGCTCGGCATCACAGTGTGGAAGGAGATCACTGAAGACGTCAATCAGGGTTTTAAAAATGTGAAAGAAAGCCAAGT CTATCAATCAATAGAAACTCGCGTGGCAGCGCTTACTCAGGCTGTGACTGAAGCACCAAT ATACCAAAAAACGGAATCTGTGATAAAATCGACGGCGGAGAAGACGACCTCGATCCTGGGCGGCATCACCGCCGGCGTGTCCACCAAGCTCGGCCAGATGCGCAACTCCGAGTCCTTCCGCTCCATCGAGGAGCGCGTCGGCTCCGCCTACGAGAACGTTAAG GGCAAGGTAGCGTCCCGGTCGAACTCGACGCAGAGCTTCGACGAGGCGCTGCGCGACGCCAGCCGCGCGGCCAGCGGCGCCACCTCGCCGACCATCCCCGAGAACAAGCCGCTGCCCTAG
- the LOC125225083 gene encoding protein argonaute-2 isoform X1 produces MYPVGQPPAGETSGGAVGVSGGVSTAAGTTGTAAGAAGTAASTGTGTPGAAGTPSAGAGAGTMALVSPVAAPPPDLPVLTCPRRPNLGHEGRPIMLRANHFQISMPRGYVHHYDVNIQPDKCPRKVNREIVETMVHCYNKIFGALKPVFDGRNNLYTRDPLPIGNDRVELEVILPGEGKDRVFRVTIKWVAQVSLFALEEALEGRTRQIPYDAILALDVVMRHLPSMMYTPVGRSFFSSPEGYYHPLGGGREVWFGFHQSVRPSQWKMMLNIDVSATAFYKAQPVIEFMCEVLDIRDINDQRKPLTDSQRVKFTKEIKGLKIEITHCGTMKRKYRVCNVTRRPAQMQSFPLQLENGQTVECTVAKYFLDKYKMKLRYPHLPCLQVGQEHKHTYLPLEVCNIVPGQRCIKKLTDMQTSTMIKATARSAPDREREINNLVRRANFNTDLYVKEFGLTISNNMMEVRGRVLPPPKLQYGGRVSSLGGQALPNQGVWDMRGKQFFMGVEIRVWAIACFAPQRTVREDALKNFTQQLQKISNDAGMPIIGQPCFCKYATGPDQVEPMFKYLKSTFVQLQLVVVVLPGKTPVYAEVKRVGDTVLGMATQCVQAKNVNKTSPQTLSNLCLKINVKLGGINSILVPSLRPKVFNEPVIFLGVDVTHPPAGDNKKPSIAAVVGSMDAHPSRYAATVRVQQHRSFNYEDRESQEIVHEMSSMVQELLIMFYKSTGGFKPHRIIMYRDGISEGQFIHVLQHELTAVREACIKLEAEYKPGITFIVVQKRHHTRLFCADKKEQSGKSGNIPAGTTVDLGITHPTEFDFYLCSHQGIQGTSRPSHYHVLWDDNHFGSDELQCLTYQLCHTYVRCTRSVSIPAPAYYAHLVAFRARYHLVEKEHDSGEGSHQSACSEDRTPGAMARAITVHAVTKKVMYFA; encoded by the exons ATGTACCCCGTTGGTCAAC CTCCAGCGGGGGAAACGAGTGGTGGTGCAGTGGGTGTGTCGGGAGGAGTGAGCACGGCGGCGGGCACGACGGGCACAGCGGCCGGGGCCGCGGGCACGGCGGCCAGCACGGGCACGGGCACGCCGGGCGCCGCCGGGACGccgagcgcgggcgcgggcgcgggcacCATGGCGCTCGTGTCGCccgtcgccgcgccgccgcccgaccTGCCCGTGCTCACATGCCCGAGGCGACCCAATCTCGGCCACGAGGGGAGACCCATCATGCTTAGAGCTAATCACTTTCAAATATCCATGCCGAGAGGATATGTCCATCATTATGATGTTAATATACAGCCAGATAAGTGCCCACGAAAG GTGAATAGAGAAATTGTAGAGACTATGGTTCATTGTTATAATAAGATATTTGGTGCCCTCAAGCCAGTATTTGATGGCAGGAATAACCTTTACACGAGAGATCCTCTGCCCATTGGCAATGATAGAGTGGAATTGGAAGTCATATTGCCTGGAGAAGGGAAAGACAGAGTTTTTCGTGTGACAATCAAATGGGTAGCTCAG GTGTCACTGTTTGCATTAGAAGAGGCTTTAGAAGGTCGAACAAGACAGATACCATATGATGCTATTTTGGCATTGGATGTGGTAATGAGGCACCTGCCATCAATGATGTACACCCCAGTAGGGCGCTCATTCTTCTCATCCCCCGAAGGCTATTACCATCCTCTGGGTGGTGGCCGAGAAGTCTGGTTTGGTTTTCATCAGTCAGTGAGACCAAGCCAATGGaaaatgatgcttaatattgaTG TATCTGCCACCGCATTTTACAAGGCCCAACCAGTTATAGAGTTTATGTGTGAAGTATTAGACATTCGGGACATTAATGACCAAAGAAAACCATTGACTGATTCACAAAGAGTCAAGTTTACGAAAGAGATAAAGGGTTTGAAAATCGAGATCACTCACTGCGGTACCATGAAGAGGAAGTACCGCGTGTGCAACGTCACGCGGCGGCCCGCGCAGATGCAATC ATTCCCATTGCAACTAGAAAACGGACAAACTGTCGAATGCACAGTTGCGAAATATTTCCTAGACAAATACAAAATGAAGTTAAGGTATCCACATTTACCGTGTTTACAAGTCGGGCAAGAACACAAGCACACATACTTGCCCCTAGAGGTGTGTAACATCGTGCCCGGACAGAGATGTATCAAGAAACTGACGGACATGCAAACATCGACCATGATCAAAGCCACGGCCCGCTCGGCACCCGATAG GGAGCGTGAGATCAACAACCTGGTGCGGCGCGCGAACTTCAACACGGACCTGTACGTGAAGGAGTTCGGGCTGACCATCTCCAACAACATGATGGAGGTGCGCGGGCGCGTGCTGCCGCCGCCTAAGCTGCAGTACGGCGGCCGCGTGTCCTCGCTCGGAGGCCAG GCGCTACCCAACCAGGGTGTGTGGGACATGCGCGGCAAGCAATTCTTCATGGGCGTGGAGATCCGCGTGTGGGCCATCGCCTGCTTCGCGCCACAGCGGACCGTGCGGGAAGACGCGCTCAA AAACTTCACCCAGCAACTGCAAAAGATCTCAAACGACGCGGGCATGCCGATCATCGGGCAGCCTTGCTTCTGCAAGTACGCGACGGGGCCCGATCAAGTGGAGCCTATGTTCAAGTACCTCAAGTCTACCTTCGTGCAGCTACAGCTCGTCGTCGTGGTATTACCCGGCAAGACGCCAGTTTATG CGGAAGTAAAGCGAGTCGGCGACACAGTGCTCGGCATGGCGACGCAGTGCGTGCAGGCGAAGAATGTGAACAAGACGTCACCACAAACTCTTAGCAACCTGTGCCTCAAGATCAACGTCAAACTCGGCGGCATCAACTCCATCCTAGTGCCGTCGCTGCGTCCCAAG GTGTTCAACGAGCCGGTGATCTTCCTGGGCGTGGACGTGACGCACCCGCCGGCGGGCGACAACAAGAAGCCGTCGATCGCGGCGGTGGTGGGCAGCATGGACGCGCACCCGTCGCGGTACGCCGCCACGGTGCGCGTGCAGCAACACAGGTCATTCAATTACGAAGATCGGGAATC ACAAGAGATAGTTCACGAGATGAGCAGCATGGTGCAAGAGTTGCTGATCATGTTTTACAAGAGCACGGGCGGGTTCAAGCCGCACCGGATCATCATGTACCGTGACGGCATCTCCGAGGGGCAGTTCATACACGTGTTGCAGCACGAGCTGACCGCCGTGCGAGAGGCGTGCATCAAG TTGGAGGCGGAATACAAGCCGGGCATCACGTTCATCGTGGTCCAGAAGCGGCACCACACGCGGCTGTTCTGCGCAGACAAGAAGGAGCAGTCCGGCAAGTCGGGCAACATCCCCGCCGGCACCACGGTCGACCTCGGCATCACGCACCCCACCGAGTTCGACTTCTACCTCTGCTCGCACCAGGGCATCCAG GGAACGTCTCGACCGTCCCACTACCACGTGCTGTGGGACGACAACCACTTCGGGTCGGACGAGCTGCAGTGCCTCACGTACCAGCTGTGCCACACGTACGTGCGCTGCACGCGCTCCGTGTCCATCCCCGCGCCCGCCTACTACGCGCACCTGGTCGCCTTCCGCGCGCGCTACCATCTCGTCGAGAAG GAACACGACTCGGGAGAAGGCTCCCACCAATCCGCCTGCAGCGAGGACCGCACGCCCGGCGCCATGGCGCGTGCCATCACCGTCCACGCCGTCACCAAGAAGGTCATGTACTTCGCTTAG
- the LOC125225083 gene encoding protein argonaute-2 isoform X3 produces MYPVGQPPAGETSGGAVGVSGGVSTAAGTTGTAAGAAGTAASTGTGTPGAAGTPSAGAGAGTMALVSPVAAPPPDLPVLTCPRRPNLGHEGRPIMLRANHFQISMPRGYVHHYDVNIQPDKCPRKVNREIVETMVHCYNKIFGALKPVFDGRNNLYTRDPLPIGNDRVELEVILPGEGKDRVFRVTIKWVAQVSLFALEEALEGRTRQIPYDAILALDVVMRHLPSMMYTPVGRSFFSSPEGYYHPLGGGREVWFGFHQSVRPSQWKMMLNIDVSATAFYKAQPVIEFMCEVLDIRDINDQRKPLTDSQRVKFTKEIKGLKIEITHCGTMKRKYRVCNVTRRPAQMQSFPLQLENGQTVECTVAKYFLDKYKMKLRYPHLPCLQVGQEHKHTYLPLEVCNIVPGQRCIKKLTDMQTSTMIKATARSAPDREREINNLVRRANFNTDLYVKEFGLTISNNMMEVRGRVLPPPKLQYGGRVSSLGGQALPNQGVWDMRGKQFFMGVEIRVWAIACFAPQRTVREDALKNFTQQLQKISNDAGMPIIGQPCFCKYATGPDQVEPMFKYLKSTFVQLQLVVVVLPGKTPVYAEVKRVGDTVLGMATQCVQAKNVNKTSPQTLSNLCLKINVKLGGINSILVPSLRPKVFNEPVIFLGVDVTHPPAGDNKKPSIAAVVGSMDAHPSRYAATVRVQQHRSFNYEDRESWRRNTSRASRSSWSRSGTTRGCSAQTRRSSPASRATSPPAPRSTSASRTPPSSTSTSARTRASRERLDRPTTTCCGTTTTSGRTSCSASRTSCATRTCAARAPCPSPRPPTTRTWSPSARATISSRRNTTREKAPTNPPAARTARPAPWRVPSPSTPSPRRSCTSLRLQSTPRTARILG; encoded by the exons ATGTACCCCGTTGGTCAAC CTCCAGCGGGGGAAACGAGTGGTGGTGCAGTGGGTGTGTCGGGAGGAGTGAGCACGGCGGCGGGCACGACGGGCACAGCGGCCGGGGCCGCGGGCACGGCGGCCAGCACGGGCACGGGCACGCCGGGCGCCGCCGGGACGccgagcgcgggcgcgggcgcgggcacCATGGCGCTCGTGTCGCccgtcgccgcgccgccgcccgaccTGCCCGTGCTCACATGCCCGAGGCGACCCAATCTCGGCCACGAGGGGAGACCCATCATGCTTAGAGCTAATCACTTTCAAATATCCATGCCGAGAGGATATGTCCATCATTATGATGTTAATATACAGCCAGATAAGTGCCCACGAAAG GTGAATAGAGAAATTGTAGAGACTATGGTTCATTGTTATAATAAGATATTTGGTGCCCTCAAGCCAGTATTTGATGGCAGGAATAACCTTTACACGAGAGATCCTCTGCCCATTGGCAATGATAGAGTGGAATTGGAAGTCATATTGCCTGGAGAAGGGAAAGACAGAGTTTTTCGTGTGACAATCAAATGGGTAGCTCAG GTGTCACTGTTTGCATTAGAAGAGGCTTTAGAAGGTCGAACAAGACAGATACCATATGATGCTATTTTGGCATTGGATGTGGTAATGAGGCACCTGCCATCAATGATGTACACCCCAGTAGGGCGCTCATTCTTCTCATCCCCCGAAGGCTATTACCATCCTCTGGGTGGTGGCCGAGAAGTCTGGTTTGGTTTTCATCAGTCAGTGAGACCAAGCCAATGGaaaatgatgcttaatattgaTG TATCTGCCACCGCATTTTACAAGGCCCAACCAGTTATAGAGTTTATGTGTGAAGTATTAGACATTCGGGACATTAATGACCAAAGAAAACCATTGACTGATTCACAAAGAGTCAAGTTTACGAAAGAGATAAAGGGTTTGAAAATCGAGATCACTCACTGCGGTACCATGAAGAGGAAGTACCGCGTGTGCAACGTCACGCGGCGGCCCGCGCAGATGCAATC ATTCCCATTGCAACTAGAAAACGGACAAACTGTCGAATGCACAGTTGCGAAATATTTCCTAGACAAATACAAAATGAAGTTAAGGTATCCACATTTACCGTGTTTACAAGTCGGGCAAGAACACAAGCACACATACTTGCCCCTAGAGGTGTGTAACATCGTGCCCGGACAGAGATGTATCAAGAAACTGACGGACATGCAAACATCGACCATGATCAAAGCCACGGCCCGCTCGGCACCCGATAG GGAGCGTGAGATCAACAACCTGGTGCGGCGCGCGAACTTCAACACGGACCTGTACGTGAAGGAGTTCGGGCTGACCATCTCCAACAACATGATGGAGGTGCGCGGGCGCGTGCTGCCGCCGCCTAAGCTGCAGTACGGCGGCCGCGTGTCCTCGCTCGGAGGCCAG GCGCTACCCAACCAGGGTGTGTGGGACATGCGCGGCAAGCAATTCTTCATGGGCGTGGAGATCCGCGTGTGGGCCATCGCCTGCTTCGCGCCACAGCGGACCGTGCGGGAAGACGCGCTCAA AAACTTCACCCAGCAACTGCAAAAGATCTCAAACGACGCGGGCATGCCGATCATCGGGCAGCCTTGCTTCTGCAAGTACGCGACGGGGCCCGATCAAGTGGAGCCTATGTTCAAGTACCTCAAGTCTACCTTCGTGCAGCTACAGCTCGTCGTCGTGGTATTACCCGGCAAGACGCCAGTTTATG CGGAAGTAAAGCGAGTCGGCGACACAGTGCTCGGCATGGCGACGCAGTGCGTGCAGGCGAAGAATGTGAACAAGACGTCACCACAAACTCTTAGCAACCTGTGCCTCAAGATCAACGTCAAACTCGGCGGCATCAACTCCATCCTAGTGCCGTCGCTGCGTCCCAAG GTGTTCAACGAGCCGGTGATCTTCCTGGGCGTGGACGTGACGCACCCGCCGGCGGGCGACAACAAGAAGCCGTCGATCGCGGCGGTGGTGGGCAGCATGGACGCGCACCCGTCGCGGTACGCCGCCACGGTGCGCGTGCAGCAACACAGGTCATTCAATTACGAAGATCGGGAATC TTGGAGGCGGAATACAAGCCGGGCATCACGTTCATCGTGGTCCAGAAGCGGCACCACACGCGGCTGTTCTGCGCAGACAAGAAGGAGCAGTCCGGCAAGTCGGGCAACATCCCCGCCGGCACCACGGTCGACCTCGGCATCACGCACCCCACCGAGTTCGACTTCTACCTCTGCTCGCACCAGGGCATCCAG GGAACGTCTCGACCGTCCCACTACCACGTGCTGTGGGACGACAACCACTTCGGGTCGGACGAGCTGCAGTGCCTCACGTACCAGCTGTGCCACACGTACGTGCGCTGCACGCGCTCCGTGTCCATCCCCGCGCCCGCCTACTACGCGCACCTGGTCGCCTTCCGCGCGCGCTACCATCTCGTCGAGAAG GAACACGACTCGGGAGAAGGCTCCCACCAATCCGCCTGCAGCGAGGACCGCACGCCCGGCGCCATGGCGCGTGCCATCACCGTCCACGCCGTCACCAAGAAGGTCATGTACTTCGCTTAGATTACAGTCTACACCCCGTACTGCGCGAATACTGGGGTAA
- the LOC125225652 gene encoding 39S ribosomal protein L53, mitochondrial — MSIPFSGTLRRSGGVVSAIGKQLRAVNLKAAKRITVKFDPFGNNVTETRNFLHYISSPKIALTNPNCALKTDIICDRSEPTIDILLTPSIAETASYKKVTLKSGNLTCLELLQLLNKHISALAPVEQPVSTIQTKSEKKKTKKK; from the exons ATGTCGATTCCTTTCAGCGGAACATTACGAAGGTCTGGAGGAGTGGTTTCTGCAATTGGAAAACAACTAAGAGCTGTGAATTTGAAAGCTGCAAAGAGAATTACTGTTAAGTTCGACCCTTTTGGCAACAACGTTACTGAAACAAG AAATTTCCTGCACTACATAAGCTCACCAAAAATCGCCTTAACAAATCCTAATTGTGCTCTGAAAACTGACATTATTTGTGACCGCAGCGAACCTACCATAGATATCCTCCTTACACCTTCAATAGCTG AAACTGCTAGTTACAAAAAAGTCACTCTTAAGAGTGGTAACCTAACTTGTTTGGAGCTGCTACAGTTATTAAATAAACACATTTCGGCTCTAGCACCTGTAGAGCAACCAGTTTCAACAATACAGACCAAATCAGAAAAGAAAAAGACTAAGAAGAAGTGA